In Deltaproteobacteria bacterium, the sequence GGCGTGATGCAGGCCGAGGGCGAGGCGGGGCGCGTGCGCGCGGTCGAGGGCGATTTTCACTGGAGCGATCTGGGCGGCTGGCAGGCCTTCGCCGACAAGATCGATCCCGACGAACACGACAACCGCGTCTTCGGCCACGCCCACGACTGGAACGGCGGCGGATGGCGCGAGCGCTGGTCGCCGCGCCGCCCCGGCGAAAACGACCCCGACGAGACGCTCACGCTTGGGCGCGTGTTCACGATGGACTCGCGCGACAATCTCGTTTTCAACAACCGGCGCGGCCACTCGGTCGCGCTGCTCGGCGTGCAGGGCCTCGCGGTGGTGCACACGCACGAGGCCACGCTCGTCACCACGCGCACGCTCGCCGAGGCGATCAAACCCCTCGTCACGCACATGCCGCCGCGCGTGCGCACCGGCGGACCGGTCCCGACGCGACGCGTGGAAAAGCCGTGGGGTTACGAGCTGTGGTGGGGCGTGTCCGACGATTTCGCGGGCAAGAGCCTGTTCGTGCGCGCGGGCAGCCGGCTGTCGCTGCAATACCACGTGCTCAAGGAAGAGGTGCTGTACCTGCACGCGGGCCACGCGCGCGTGCTGACCGCTCCGCGCGGCGGCGATCTCGAGACGATCGAGATGAACGCGGGCGACGCGCTGCATGTCGAACCGGGGCGCCTTCACCGACTCGAAGCGATCGAGGATTGCCTCGTCATCGAATCGTCCACGTCGTTTTTATGGGACGTGGTGCGCGTCGCCGACGACTACGGCCGCGAGGGCACGCGGGCGGCGGAAGTGGCGAAGTAAGGGCACGCCTGCACGTAGCGCCGAGCGTGACCAGCAACCAATCCGCCTTCGCCGAGGCTTCGGCGGACAGGCAACCAACAACCAAAAACCAACAACCCGGCCTCACCCCACCCGCTTGGTGAACGTCGCTCCGGCGAGCGCAAAAATCGCGATGCCGAAGACGCCGAGCGCGGCGAGTTGCGGCCACAGCACGTCCACGCCGTTGCCCTTAAGAAACACGCCTCGGATCACCTCCAGGAAGTAGCGTAGCGGGTTGGCGTAGGTGAGGATCTGCACCGCGCGCGGCATGTTCTCGATCGGGAACATGAAACCCGACAGCAAAATCGCGGGCATCATGAACATGAAACTCACGAACATGGCCTGTTGCTGCGTGGTCGAGATCGCGGACAGAAAAAGGCCGAGGCCGAGCGTGGAAAACAAAAATAGTCCCGACGCGCCGTAGATGAGTGCGATCGACCCGCGCACCGGCACGTGAAAGTGCCACACGGCGATGGTCATGATGAGCGCGACGTTGACGAGGCCGAGCACGGCGAACGGCGCGAGCTTGCCGAGGATCAGTTCCCACCGCGCGATCGGGCTGACGATGATCTGCTCGATGGTGCCGATCTCGCGCTCGCGGGTGATGGCGAGCGCCGAGAGCATCATCGTGACGATCATCAGCAGCATGCAGATGACGCCGGGCACCATGTAATAGACGCTCTTGAGTTCGGGGTTGAACCAGATGCGCGGGCGCACGTCCAGTGTGGGCATCGGCGCGGGGGCGATGCCCTGGGCGACGGCCATCGCCCGCAGCCGGGCGAGATTCGCGCCGGTGGCGTCGGCGGCGACCCGCGAGACGATTCCCCGCGCGTAGCCCGCTGCGACCTGCGCGAAATTCGAATCGGCGGCGTCGAAGATCGCCTGCAATTCCACGGTTTCGCCGCGCGCGAGGCTGCGCGAATAATCGGCGGGAATCACCAATGCGATGTCGGCGAGGCCGCGCACCACGGCGTTTTCGAGATCGGCGGAACCGGAAAGCGAACCCGCGTTCGTGAAGTAGCCTGACGCGAGAAAAGCCTCGACCAGACGGCGGCTCGCCGCGCTGTTGTCGTGGTCGAGCACCGCGAGGTTGATGTTGCGCACGTCGGTCGTCGCCGCGTAGCCGAAGATGAAAAGCTGAAATACCGGCGCGAAAAACAGCACGCCGAACATCCGCTTGTCGCGGAATGTCTGGATGATCTCCTTTTTCGCCACGTGCCACACGCGGGTCATGCGTTACTCCAGCGTCTTTTTGAATCGGCCGACGGCCGCGCCGAGCATCACCACGGCGAGCGCCGCGAGCAGGGCGATCTGCGGCCAGAGGATGTCGATGCCGCTGTCTTTGAGAAAAATCCCGCGCAGCACGACGAGGAAATAGCGCGCGGGCACGAGCAGCGTGATGGTCTGAACCCAGCTGGGCATGTTCTTGATCGCAAACATGAAGCCGGACAGCAGATACGAGGGCAACATCGACGCGAGGATCGCGATCTGCATCGCCATGAGTTGGTTTTTCGACACGCACGAAATGAACAGGCCGATGCCCAGTCCCGCGAGGGCGAAGACCGAGGTCGCCAGCAAATAGAGTGCAACCGAGCCCGTGAAGGGCACGTCGAACGCGGCGATGCCGACCCCCGCGACGAGAATCGAATCGAGCACGCCGATGACGAAGTAGGGGATGAGTTTGCCGATGACGATTTCGTAGCGGCGCACCGGCGTGGCGATGAGCTGTTCCAGGCTGCCGTGCTCGCGCTCGCGCACGATGGTCAGGCTCGTGAGCAGCGCGGTCATGATCATCATGATCGTGGCGACAAGACCCGGCACAAGAAAATTCTGGCTGCGAAGTTCGTCGTTGAACCAGAATCTCGGCTTCCACTCGATCGTGCCCACCCGCGCGCCGCCCGCGCGCCTCGTCGCGAGTTCGCGTCCGTAACCTTCCAAAATCGCGATCACGTAATTGCCCGCGATGGTCGCCGTGTTCGATTCCGATCCGTCCACGATGACGGCCATCTCGACGCGTTCGCCGCGCGACGCGCGCTCTGCAAAATCGTCGGGAATCGACAGCGCGATCTGCGCCTCGCCGCGCTGGATGAAGCCGTCGAGTTCGTCTTCGCTCACGGCGGTGGCAACGAGCCGGAAATATCCGTTGCCGGTGAAACGGTCGACCAGTTCGCGCGAGGCCGGGCCGCGATCGGCGTCGTACACCGCAAGACGCACGTTTCGGATGTCGAACGTGATCGCGTAGCCGAACAGCAGAATCATGATCATCGGCATCGCGAACGCCATGGCGAGGCTTCGCCAGTCGCGCAGCACGTGCAGAAATTCCTTTTTGGCCATAGCAGGAATCCGCGATCTCATGCGCCGCCTCCGTCGAATCGGTCGACCTCGGTGCGGGTCTCGGCCTCGACCAGCGCGATGAACACGTCTTCGAGGCTCGGGCGAATCGGATCAATCGATTCCACGGTGCAACCCGCCGCGGCGAGCGCGTCGCGGGCCGCGCGCACGGCGGATTCCTCGCTTGCGCCCTGCACGTGAATCGACCGGCCGAAGACCTGCGCCCTGCGCAGATCGGG encodes:
- a CDS encoding ABC transporter permease is translated as MRSRIPAMAKKEFLHVLRDWRSLAMAFAMPMIMILLFGYAITFDIRNVRLAVYDADRGPASRELVDRFTGNGYFRLVATAVSEDELDGFIQRGEAQIALSIPDDFAERASRGERVEMAVIVDGSESNTATIAGNYVIAILEGYGRELATRRAGGARVGTIEWKPRFWFNDELRSQNFLVPGLVATIMMIMTALLTSLTIVREREHGSLEQLIATPVRRYEIVIGKLIPYFVIGVLDSILVAGVGIAAFDVPFTGSVALYLLATSVFALAGLGIGLFISCVSKNQLMAMQIAILASMLPSYLLSGFMFAIKNMPSWVQTITLLVPARYFLVVLRGIFLKDSGIDILWPQIALLAALAVVMLGAAVGRFKKTLE
- a CDS encoding ABC transporter permease translates to MTRVWHVAKKEIIQTFRDKRMFGVLFFAPVFQLFIFGYAATTDVRNINLAVLDHDNSAASRRLVEAFLASGYFTNAGSLSGSADLENAVVRGLADIALVIPADYSRSLARGETVELQAIFDAADSNFAQVAAGYARGIVSRVAADATGANLARLRAMAVAQGIAPAPMPTLDVRPRIWFNPELKSVYYMVPGVICMLLMIVTMMLSALAITREREIGTIEQIIVSPIARWELILGKLAPFAVLGLVNVALIMTIAVWHFHVPVRGSIALIYGASGLFLFSTLGLGLFLSAISTTQQQAMFVSFMFMMPAILLSGFMFPIENMPRAVQILTYANPLRYFLEVIRGVFLKGNGVDVLWPQLAALGVFGIAIFALAGATFTKRVG